Proteins encoded in a region of the Myxococcus guangdongensis genome:
- a CDS encoding LysR family transcriptional regulator, translated as MDWNDLRYFLALARLGSVRAAGAALGVSHSTVVRRVDALEFELRTRLFDRHRNGFVLTDAGERMMPAAVRVEDEVCALTRGAAGHDESLSGTVHLTCICWCARRSRDGVDISRNMIAIAHRKAAAAGTANVVFHAQPSGTLATFTDAQFDCVCAYNLLHLLDDPAALLRAMYRVTVPGGTLVTSTACLGGPWGRSSGASSRWLGKAPRVTVLRRDKLRAAVADVGFVDIETPDVGDSTQNVFLIARKPR; from the coding sequence GTGGACTGGAACGATCTCCGCTACTTCCTCGCCCTGGCGCGGCTCGGGTCGGTGCGCGCCGCCGGCGCTGCACTCGGCGTGAGCCACAGCACGGTCGTTCGGCGGGTCGACGCGCTCGAGTTCGAGCTGAGGACCCGGCTGTTCGACCGGCATCGCAACGGGTTCGTGCTCACCGATGCTGGCGAGCGAATGATGCCGGCCGCCGTGCGCGTCGAAGACGAGGTATGCGCGCTGACGCGCGGTGCTGCCGGACATGACGAGAGCCTGTCGGGGACGGTCCATCTCACTTGCATCTGCTGGTGCGCGCGGCGATCGAGGGATGGGGTCGACATCTCGCGGAACATGATCGCCATCGCCCACCGCAAGGCCGCGGCTGCGGGCACCGCGAACGTCGTCTTCCACGCGCAGCCTTCCGGCACGCTGGCCACGTTCACAGACGCGCAGTTCGACTGCGTATGCGCCTACAACCTCCTGCATTTGCTTGACGATCCCGCGGCGCTCCTGCGAGCGATGTATCGCGTGACCGTGCCGGGGGGCACGCTCGTCACCTCCACTGCGTGCCTCGGCGGCCCCTGGGGCCGATCTTCGGGGGCTTCCTCGCGGTGGCTTGGCAAGGCGCCACGGGTGACGGTGCTCCGCCGAGACAAGCTTCGGGCTGCTGTCGCCGATGTGGGATTCGTCGACATCGAGACGCCCGACGTCGGCGACAGCACGCAGAACGTATTCCTGATAGCGCGCAAGCCGCGATGA
- a CDS encoding FAD-dependent oxidoreductase, whose amino-acid sequence MEPSGRRFGSAVVIGGSMAGLLSARVLADHFDKVTLVERDVRGDGPAARKGVPQGPHIHVLLDAGRRILDKYFPDLFEHLQVEGAELIDSSGDLAWHHFGVWKLRRTSGIPGLLCTRPLLEWNVLRRVKARPNVVVREGCSIEGLIHDEKGTGRITGVRVKTPQGEESWEADLVVDASGRGSRMPQWLEAIGYARPEEEQVIVDLSYTTCLHEPPPHFHKEWKALFLYPNPPKVWRAGFISQVEGGRWIVTLNGYFGEHAPTEYAGFLEYARSLTRPDLYDSLKEATPIGPISQHKVKDCRWRHYEKLPRFPEGLVILGDAACAFNPLYGQGMSVAGLGAELLDACLREQAERGELSGLAQRFRERLPEVIRLPWLLGTGMDLLYPQAVGKRPFGLGLLHWYILRLMERTSTDAHVHRQFYRILHLHAGLEAVLQPSVALPVLGHGVMSLFRPLERLANTETRPLPVTLPRPGPVPVEKSTG is encoded by the coding sequence TTGGAACCCTCTGGACGCAGATTCGGAAGCGCCGTGGTCATCGGCGGCAGCATGGCGGGACTCCTGAGCGCGCGGGTGCTCGCGGACCACTTCGACAAGGTGACGCTGGTGGAGCGGGATGTCCGGGGGGACGGGCCCGCCGCGCGCAAGGGTGTTCCGCAAGGGCCGCACATCCACGTGCTGCTGGATGCGGGCCGGCGCATCCTCGACAAGTACTTCCCGGACCTGTTCGAGCACCTCCAGGTCGAGGGCGCCGAGCTCATCGACTCGAGTGGGGACCTCGCGTGGCACCACTTCGGGGTGTGGAAGCTGCGCCGCACCAGCGGCATCCCCGGGTTGCTGTGCACCCGGCCCCTGCTCGAGTGGAACGTCCTGCGCCGGGTGAAGGCGCGGCCCAACGTCGTGGTGCGCGAGGGCTGCTCCATCGAAGGGCTCATCCACGACGAGAAGGGCACGGGACGCATCACGGGCGTCCGGGTCAAGACACCCCAGGGCGAGGAGTCGTGGGAGGCGGACCTCGTCGTGGATGCCAGCGGCCGCGGCTCGCGGATGCCTCAGTGGTTGGAAGCCATCGGCTACGCGCGCCCGGAGGAAGAGCAGGTCATCGTGGACCTTTCCTACACGACGTGCCTGCACGAGCCGCCGCCCCACTTCCATAAGGAATGGAAGGCGCTCTTTCTCTATCCAAATCCTCCCAAGGTCTGGCGCGCGGGTTTCATCTCTCAGGTCGAGGGAGGCCGGTGGATCGTCACCCTCAATGGCTACTTCGGGGAGCACGCGCCGACCGAGTACGCGGGGTTCCTCGAGTACGCGCGCTCACTGACGCGTCCGGACCTGTACGACTCCCTGAAAGAGGCCACGCCGATAGGGCCCATCTCCCAGCACAAGGTGAAGGACTGCCGGTGGCGGCACTACGAGAAGCTGCCCCGCTTTCCCGAAGGGCTGGTCATCCTGGGAGACGCCGCGTGTGCCTTCAACCCCCTCTACGGGCAAGGCATGTCGGTGGCGGGGCTTGGCGCCGAGCTGCTGGACGCCTGCCTTCGCGAGCAGGCCGAACGAGGCGAGCTGTCGGGCCTGGCGCAGCGCTTCCGCGAGCGGCTGCCAGAAGTCATCCGGCTCCCGTGGCTGTTGGGGACGGGCATGGACCTGCTGTATCCGCAGGCCGTCGGGAAGCGGCCCTTCGGGCTGGGCTTGCTGCACTGGTACATCCTGCGGCTGATGGAGCGCACGTCGACTGACGCGCACGTCCATCGCCAGTTCTACCGGATCCTGCACTTGCACGCGGGGCTGGAGGCGGTTCTCCAGCCCTCCGTGGCCTTGCCCGTGTTGGGCCATGGCGTCATGTCGCTCTTCCGACCTCTCGAGCGGCTGGCGAATACCGAGACACGACCTCTCCCTGTCACGCTTCCGCGTCCAGGCCCTGTCCCGGTCGAGAAGTCCACGGGGTAG